The Anoxybacillus flavithermus genome has a segment encoding these proteins:
- a CDS encoding ribosomal-protein-alanine N-acetyltransferase — MNVSFRFMTIQDLDRIVEIEQRSFTLPWSRSSFHQELTNNPYARYIVMEHDGQIIGYCGMWLVMDEAHITNIAVLPEFRGKKLGEALMKQAMALAREEGAKTMTLEVRVSNIVAQSLYRKLGFLNGGIRKRYYSDNQEDALVMWVNL, encoded by the coding sequence GTGAATGTTTCTTTCCGTTTTATGACGATTCAAGATCTTGATCGTATTGTAGAAATTGAGCAGCGTTCATTTACACTTCCGTGGAGTCGTTCCTCTTTTCACCAAGAATTAACGAATAATCCGTATGCTCGTTACATTGTGATGGAGCATGATGGACAAATCATTGGTTATTGTGGTATGTGGCTGGTCATGGATGAGGCACATATTACAAACATTGCAGTATTACCAGAGTTTCGCGGGAAAAAATTAGGAGAAGCACTAATGAAACAGGCGATGGCGTTGGCGAGAGAAGAGGGGGCAAAAACAATGACGTTAGAGGTGCGAGTATCGAATATCGTTGCACAGTCATTGTATCGGAAACTTGGTTTTTTAAATGGAGGTATTCGTAAAAGATACTATTCGGATAATCAAGAAGATGCATTAGTAATGTGGGTGAATTTATGA
- a CDS encoding tRNA (adenosine(37)-N6)-threonylcarbamoyltransferase complex dimerization subunit type 1 TsaB codes for MKVLAIDTSTFVMGVAVVDGQIVKGEMITNLKKNHSIRVMPAIESLLQQCDMNPQDLDRIVVAKGPGSYTGVRIGVTIAKTLAWTLNIPLVGISSLEVMAANAKYFGGLIVPLMDARRGQIYTGLYKVEGDHVQSIVADQVILATDWANELKAYDQSILLVGNDSVLHEATFVEVLGRSVQVASATLHNPRPSELAWLGMNREPEDVHTFVPNYIRLAEAEANWLARQQERTEC; via the coding sequence ATGAAAGTGCTAGCCATTGATACATCCACATTTGTTATGGGAGTCGCTGTCGTTGATGGGCAAATTGTCAAAGGGGAAATGATTACGAATTTGAAAAAAAATCATTCGATCCGAGTGATGCCTGCCATTGAATCACTTTTGCAACAATGTGATATGAACCCTCAAGATCTTGACCGTATTGTTGTCGCCAAAGGTCCTGGATCATATACAGGGGTTCGCATTGGGGTGACGATTGCCAAAACTTTGGCTTGGACGCTAAACATTCCGCTTGTCGGTATATCGAGTTTAGAAGTGATGGCAGCAAATGCGAAGTATTTTGGCGGGCTTATTGTTCCATTAATGGACGCTCGACGCGGACAAATTTATACTGGTCTTTACAAAGTAGAGGGAGATCACGTGCAATCGATCGTAGCTGATCAAGTCATTTTAGCTACTGATTGGGCAAATGAATTAAAAGCATATGATCAATCCATTTTATTAGTTGGAAATGATAGTGTACTACACGAAGCTACGTTTGTTGAAGTACTAGGTCGTTCTGTTCAAGTAGCTTCAGCGACACTTCACAATCCGCGCCCAAGCGAACTTGCATGGTTAGGAATGAACCGTGAACCAGAAGATGTTCATACGTTTGTCCCAAACTATATTCGTTTAGCAGAGGCAGAAGCGAATTGGCTTGCTCGTCAGCAAGAAAGGACGGAATGTTAA